The following proteins are encoded in a genomic region of Flammeovirga pectinis:
- a CDS encoding DUF6952 family protein, giving the protein MKIPIIKKLVENYSLQELQAAEEALSEEQTPTIEIGGDDEGEQLTHAFAAVWIKEKVEAGEKFKVALRAYTSMVRGSIS; this is encoded by the coding sequence ATGAAAATACCTATTATAAAAAAACTCGTAGAAAATTACTCTCTACAAGAATTACAAGCTGCAGAAGAAGCATTATCTGAAGAGCAAACTCCTACAATTGAAATTGGAGGCGATGACGAAGGTGAACAACTAACACATGCGTTTGCTGCTGTTTGGATAAAAGAAAAAGTTGAAGCTGGAGAAAAGTTTAAAGTTGCTCTAAGAGCATATACTTCTATGGTTAGAGGATCAATTTCATAA
- a CDS encoding thioredoxin family protein: MAVIDANDINFEKLLKTNDKVVVKYFAGWCGSCRLFKPKYKRLANDERFEGIAFLDIDAEESPNARALAGVNNLPFFAIFKDGKLVEGGPMSKEDAVVELIEKLK, from the coding sequence ATGGCAGTAATTGATGCAAATGATATCAACTTCGAAAAACTATTAAAAACAAACGATAAAGTTGTTGTAAAATATTTTGCGGGATGGTGTGGAAGTTGTCGTTTGTTCAAACCCAAATACAAGCGATTGGCTAACGATGAGCGTTTTGAAGGAATCGCTTTTTTAGATATTGATGCAGAAGAAAGCCCAAATGCAAGAGCTTTAGCAGGTGTAAACAATTTACCCTTCTTTGCTATTTTTAAAGATGGCAAACTAGTAGAAGGTGGGCCTATGTCTAAAGAAGACGCAGTTGTTGAATTAATAGAAAAATTGAAATAA
- a CDS encoding beta/alpha barrel domain-containing protein, which translates to MALKTRVFVSDVDNLGDGRYCAGMGVEMIGFPIEASHKRYVSPDKFKEIAGWLAGIKFVGEVYESAEINFDDYEAIDVVVTDNAALINDLSKSTKPLIYKIAVSDFDEAEQQMSLLDHQVDYFLLEFSEELSEESMKKIHALTEEYKVFIAGGFNEDSVNTLLETAKPEGIALKGGSEVAVGINTFDGLVEVIEAIEDWS; encoded by the coding sequence ATGGCACTAAAAACTCGTGTATTCGTATCTGATGTTGATAATTTAGGAGATGGAAGATATTGTGCAGGAATGGGCGTAGAAATGATTGGCTTCCCAATAGAAGCGTCTCATAAACGTTATGTTTCTCCTGATAAGTTTAAGGAAATAGCTGGATGGTTAGCGGGAATTAAATTTGTTGGAGAGGTATATGAATCTGCTGAAATTAATTTTGATGATTACGAAGCTATCGACGTAGTAGTTACAGATAATGCAGCATTAATCAACGATTTATCAAAAAGTACTAAACCACTTATTTATAAAATTGCAGTTTCTGATTTTGATGAAGCAGAGCAGCAGATGTCTCTTTTAGATCATCAGGTAGATTATTTCTTGTTAGAGTTTTCAGAAGAATTATCGGAAGAGTCAATGAAGAAGATTCATGCTTTGACGGAAGAATATAAAGTATTTATTGCAGGAGGTTTTAATGAAGACTCAGTAAATACATTATTAGAAACAGCAAAACCAGAAGGGATTGCCTTAAAAGGTGGTTCTGAAGTAGCTGTTGGCATAAATACATTTGATGGATTAGTAGAAGTGATCGAAGCCATTGAGGATTGGTCATAA
- the xerD gene encoding site-specific tyrosine recombinase XerD has translation MNWKITIKDYAMYLRLERGMSKNTIEAYIRDVNKLLEYLELLESDILPETLSQDEVLLFIKYLDQEFHLSTRSQARILSGIKSFYQFLNESDQTENNPVELLESPRLPQKLPDTLEIEEIDQLIDAIDLTTYEGRRNQAILEVLYGCGLRVSELIHLTLDGLFFEEGFIKVVGKGNKERFVPIGEEGMKQVSCYLEHDRGTRTIKKGSENILFLNRRGALLTRVMIFTIIKRLAAQIGLKKNVSPHTFRHSFASHMVEGGADLRAVQEMLGHESITTTEIYTHLNKEYLQQVVTEFHPRAQ, from the coding sequence ATGAATTGGAAAATAACCATTAAGGATTACGCAATGTACCTTAGGCTAGAAAGAGGTATGTCTAAGAATACAATAGAAGCCTATATTCGAGATGTAAATAAATTGCTAGAATACCTTGAGCTTTTAGAAAGCGATATTCTACCAGAAACACTCTCACAAGATGAGGTGCTGTTATTTATTAAATATTTAGACCAAGAGTTTCATTTATCTACAAGGTCTCAAGCAAGAATTCTATCTGGTATAAAATCTTTCTATCAATTTTTAAATGAAAGTGATCAGACAGAGAACAATCCTGTTGAGTTATTAGAATCTCCTCGATTGCCTCAAAAATTACCAGATACCTTGGAGATTGAAGAAATAGATCAGTTAATTGATGCTATTGATTTAACAACCTATGAGGGGCGCAGAAACCAAGCAATTTTGGAAGTACTCTATGGTTGTGGTCTACGTGTATCAGAATTAATACATCTAACCTTAGACGGTTTATTCTTTGAAGAAGGATTTATAAAAGTAGTAGGGAAAGGAAATAAAGAAAGGTTTGTACCAATTGGTGAAGAGGGTATGAAACAAGTAAGTTGTTACCTAGAACACGACAGAGGAACAAGAACTATAAAAAAAGGTTCTGAGAATATTTTATTCTTAAACAGGAGAGGAGCACTACTCACAAGGGTAATGATTTTTACAATTATAAAGCGTTTAGCTGCACAAATTGGTTTAAAGAAAAATGTTAGCCCACATACGTTTAGACATTCTTTTGCTTCTCATATGGTAGAAGGTGGTGCAGATTTAAGAGCTGTACAAGAAATGTTAGGGCATGAATCTATCACAACTACAGAAATTTATACCCATTTAAATAAAGAGTATTTACAACAGGTAGTTACGGAGTTTCATCCAAGAGCACAATAA
- a CDS encoding DUF1987 domain-containing protein, with product MENFHIDGSTYIPRIDFNAETGVLELEGESYHEYTTEFFGPIFSWLEDFLEQDGREVTMNFKMSYFNTSSSRRFLEILTLLEEYQNDKEGKVTVNWYYEENDVDMLESGEEYADDVELTFNLIAY from the coding sequence ATGGAAAACTTCCATATTGACGGATCTACCTATATACCAAGAATAGACTTCAATGCTGAAACAGGTGTTTTAGAATTAGAAGGAGAATCATACCACGAATATACTACTGAGTTTTTTGGCCCTATCTTTAGCTGGCTAGAAGATTTCTTAGAACAAGACGGTAGAGAAGTAACAATGAACTTTAAAATGTCGTATTTCAATACGTCATCTTCTAGAAGATTTTTAGAGATTCTTACTTTATTAGAAGAATATCAAAATGATAAAGAAGGTAAAGTTACTGTTAACTGGTACTACGAAGAAAACGACGTAGATATGCTAGAAAGTGGTGAGGAATATGCTGATGATGTTGAACTTACTTTCAACCTTATCGCTTACTAA
- a CDS encoding SiaB family protein kinase codes for MEHFSVKTFKQQLSAKKISLAFQGIFSQDVLALIGKSLRNTPESRVIAKRLFAIVIEMAQNIHHYSAEKQYSEKDGRDIGVGIVAVAEDDQHYVITSGNCIDKHEVPPLIERANYINGLDADKLKAFYREQRKMPQREGKPGANLGFIDMVRKSGNPIEINIKDYDETRSFFILSVRVNKEL; via the coding sequence ATGGAGCATTTTAGCGTAAAAACTTTCAAGCAGCAATTGTCTGCCAAGAAAATTTCTTTGGCTTTTCAAGGCATCTTTTCTCAAGATGTTCTGGCATTAATTGGTAAAAGTTTACGTAACACTCCCGAAAGTAGGGTTATAGCAAAACGACTATTTGCAATTGTCATTGAGATGGCACAAAATATTCACCATTATTCTGCAGAAAAACAATACTCTGAGAAAGATGGAAGAGATATTGGCGTGGGAATTGTAGCTGTTGCAGAAGATGATCAACATTATGTGATTACTTCTGGAAACTGTATAGATAAACACGAAGTTCCTCCATTGATCGAGAGAGCAAATTATATCAACGGATTAGACGCTGATAAATTAAAAGCTTTTTATAGAGAGCAAAGAAAAATGCCTCAGCGTGAAGGTAAACCCGGAGCAAACCTCGGTTTTATTGATATGGTTAGAAAGTCTGGTAATCCGATCGAAATAAATATCAAAGATTACGACGAGACTAGATCATTTTTTATATTATCAGTTAGAGTTAACAAAGAACTATAA
- a CDS encoding DUF1573 domain-containing protein, whose protein sequence is MLSINTFAQSKIVFDKTVHDFGDINEIDGEADVIFDFSNPGNKPLILTSVKASCGCTTPNWSTDPVAVKEKGFIQVSYSTKNRPGPFTKTISVRTNGTPQVLLLTIKGNVIPRPKGPKDWYPMEIGNLRFKTTHVVFGNILNTEKDTLSTIIYNQSELPVKLKFDEVKVPEYIKVWGSADKVSPRDTVTLYISYDAAMKKDYGYLFEFFQLPTNDMSTPRKRINISSHIKEDFSKVEDSGTQPIVVFDKDVIDFGVMKALDKVKGSFTITNNGTAELVIRKVKASCGCTATKPQKTQLAPGESTKLDVTFSAGNYNREVTKTISIVTNDPKNAEKTLSIKANVKSNEEN, encoded by the coding sequence ATGTTATCAATAAATACATTTGCACAGTCTAAAATAGTATTTGATAAGACTGTTCATGACTTTGGAGATATTAATGAAATAGACGGAGAAGCTGATGTGATTTTTGATTTCTCTAACCCTGGGAACAAGCCATTAATTCTTACAAGTGTAAAAGCAAGTTGTGGGTGTACTACACCAAACTGGTCTACAGATCCTGTAGCAGTTAAAGAGAAAGGTTTTATTCAGGTTAGTTATAGTACTAAAAATAGACCAGGCCCTTTTACTAAAACAATTTCTGTAAGAACAAATGGTACGCCTCAGGTTTTGTTGCTTACAATTAAAGGTAATGTTATACCAAGACCAAAAGGCCCAAAAGATTGGTACCCTATGGAAATTGGCAACTTAAGGTTTAAAACTACGCATGTTGTATTTGGTAATATTCTAAATACTGAAAAAGATACTTTATCAACAATAATTTACAACCAAAGTGAACTTCCTGTAAAACTAAAGTTTGATGAAGTTAAAGTACCTGAGTACATAAAAGTTTGGGGTTCTGCAGATAAGGTTTCGCCAAGAGATACGGTAACGTTATATATTAGTTATGACGCTGCAATGAAGAAAGATTACGGTTATTTATTTGAGTTTTTTCAGTTGCCTACCAATGATATGAGCACACCGAGAAAGAGAATAAACATTAGTAGCCATATTAAAGAAGATTTTTCTAAAGTTGAAGATAGTGGTACGCAACCAATAGTTGTTTTTGATAAGGATGTGATTGATTTTGGTGTAATGAAAGCACTTGATAAAGTGAAAGGTTCTTTTACAATTACAAATAATGGTACTGCAGAGCTTGTTATACGTAAAGTGAAAGCATCTTGTGGTTGTACTGCTACAAAACCACAAAAAACACAATTGGCACCAGGAGAAAGCACTAAATTAGATGTTACTTTTAGTGCTGGTAATTACAATAGAGAGGTAACTAAAACAATTTCTATTGTAACGAACGACCCTAAGAATGCTGAAAAAACATTGTCTATTAAGGCAAATGTGAAATCAAACGAAGAAAATTAA
- the murI gene encoding glutamate racemase: MIGFFDSGVGGLSVWRAFQKEAPTIPLLYFADQEFCPYGEKSHDELIERADKIAEFLISKGAKIIVVACNTATAAAIEFLRNKYPIPFVGMEPAIKTAALASTSKAVGVLATEGTFSGRLFNETKEKYAKGVNVIIQAGKGMVDLVENQLIGTSAAHKVLKNLLVEMIAQDVDHIVLGCTHYPFLKNDIQEIVGTEVTLIDPAPAVVRQIKRIIDKENLVFDNNEKYQFYTTNNNVSVFQQQVIQLVPITKNNTFNTCRL, from the coding sequence ATGATTGGGTTCTTTGATTCAGGAGTTGGGGGATTATCAGTTTGGAGAGCTTTCCAGAAAGAAGCACCAACTATCCCTTTATTGTATTTTGCAGATCAGGAGTTTTGCCCTTATGGCGAAAAGTCTCATGATGAACTGATAGAAAGAGCAGATAAAATTGCTGAGTTTTTGATAAGCAAAGGTGCTAAAATAATTGTAGTAGCATGTAATACTGCTACGGCAGCGGCTATTGAATTTCTAAGAAATAAATATCCTATCCCTTTTGTAGGAATGGAACCTGCAATTAAAACGGCAGCATTGGCTTCTACTTCTAAAGCTGTGGGAGTTTTAGCTACAGAAGGTACATTTTCTGGTCGCCTTTTTAACGAGACCAAAGAGAAGTATGCAAAGGGTGTAAACGTTATTATTCAAGCCGGTAAAGGCATGGTAGACCTTGTGGAAAATCAGCTTATTGGAACGTCTGCTGCCCATAAAGTGTTAAAAAACTTATTGGTTGAAATGATTGCTCAGGATGTAGATCATATAGTTTTAGGATGTACACATTATCCTTTCTTAAAAAATGATATACAGGAAATTGTTGGCACTGAGGTGACTTTAATTGATCCCGCTCCAGCTGTTGTGAGGCAAATCAAAAGAATAATTGATAAAGAAAATCTTGTTTTTGATAACAATGAGAAGTATCAATTTTATACGACTAATAACAATGTGTCAGTATTTCAACAACAAGTAATACAGCTTGTTCCTATCACAAAAAATAATACTTTTAATACTTGTAGGCTTTAA
- a CDS encoding M20/M25/M40 family metallo-hydrolase encodes MKSLRIYLTVLAFAFTTSVFAQSPKEKGLEAIDEGVISAAITYLSSDWMEGREAGHPGAYRAAEYIASMFEFMGLEPAGDSINGKPTYFQHFDVLEYKAADKQFLSVTSKGQEFTFANHTDFEVKASPSSVKGKGELIFVGYGLSIDSLNYNDFAKKKVEGKVWVRLKGKPSKGQIGASLKDVPAKQLHKEKERLAEQYGALAIIEIDPEASLPTTSSNFPFRDNRKYYEGDQPLSSFYETRLYSPVSEVSKISPVFMGGEYLMSSLITPGEVANYTENLANGKSVVVKLEASKAAFDARSLAKRVRVRNVLAKVSGEEPDSLVLIGAHYDHLGKRDGYVWNGADDNASGVAAILGIAKAVKATGVKPKKTMLFASWTAEEKGLHGSKHFIRKFEDTSHISMYLNFDMIGRRGDWHSKDNQVSFIYNAENPSTWELNQNNIEQYNIDLEMFDGKTKQGEAGGSDNVNFDNAYVPYFWYHTGGHEDYHQVSDHADKIMMDKAAEITKLSYLNIWDLANEE; translated from the coding sequence ATGAAAAGTTTACGCATTTATCTAACCGTTTTAGCTTTCGCTTTTACTACTTCCGTTTTTGCACAATCACCAAAAGAAAAAGGCCTAGAAGCAATTGATGAGGGTGTTATTAGTGCCGCAATTACTTACTTATCTTCTGATTGGATGGAAGGTAGAGAGGCAGGCCACCCAGGTGCATACAGAGCCGCAGAATATATTGCTAGTATGTTTGAGTTTATGGGTTTAGAACCTGCAGGAGATAGTATAAATGGTAAACCAACCTATTTTCAACATTTTGATGTTCTTGAATATAAAGCCGCAGATAAGCAATTTTTATCAGTTACTTCTAAAGGACAAGAATTTACTTTTGCTAACCATACAGACTTTGAAGTAAAGGCATCGCCTAGTTCTGTAAAAGGAAAAGGAGAATTAATATTTGTTGGTTATGGCTTATCAATTGATTCTTTAAATTATAACGACTTTGCTAAAAAGAAAGTAGAAGGCAAAGTTTGGGTTCGTTTAAAAGGAAAGCCATCTAAAGGACAAATAGGTGCTTCTTTAAAAGATGTACCAGCTAAACAATTACACAAAGAAAAAGAGAGATTAGCAGAACAATACGGAGCTTTGGCAATAATAGAAATTGATCCTGAAGCAAGTCTGCCAACTACATCAAGTAATTTTCCATTTAGAGATAACAGAAAATATTATGAAGGTGATCAACCTCTGTCTTCTTTTTACGAAACACGTTTGTATAGCCCTGTAAGTGAAGTAAGCAAAATATCTCCTGTTTTTATGGGAGGAGAGTATTTAATGTCTTCTTTAATAACGCCTGGAGAAGTTGCTAATTATACAGAAAATTTGGCAAATGGAAAATCTGTAGTGGTTAAATTAGAAGCATCTAAAGCCGCTTTTGACGCAAGAAGTTTAGCAAAAAGAGTGAGAGTAAGAAATGTACTTGCTAAGGTCTCTGGAGAAGAGCCAGATAGTTTAGTTTTGATTGGTGCACATTATGACCATTTAGGAAAGAGAGATGGCTATGTGTGGAACGGAGCAGATGATAACGCATCTGGCGTAGCAGCAATTTTAGGTATTGCAAAAGCTGTTAAGGCAACTGGAGTTAAACCAAAGAAAACTATGTTATTTGCTTCTTGGACTGCTGAAGAAAAAGGATTACACGGTTCTAAACATTTCATCAGAAAATTTGAAGATACCTCTCATATTTCTATGTACTTAAATTTTGATATGATAGGCAGAAGAGGGGATTGGCACAGTAAAGACAACCAAGTTAGTTTTATTTATAATGCTGAAAATCCATCAACGTGGGAGCTAAATCAAAATAATATTGAGCAGTATAATATTGACTTAGAAATGTTTGATGGTAAAACAAAACAAGGTGAAGCAGGAGGTTCTGATAATGTAAACTTTGATAACGCTTACGTTCCTTATTTCTGGTATCACACCGGAGGTCATGAAGATTACCACCAAGTGTCTGATCATGCAGATAAAATTATGATGGATAAGGCAGCCGAAATTACAAAGTTGAGTTATCTTAATATTTGGGATTTAGCAAACGAGGAATAA
- a CDS encoding M43 family zinc metalloprotease, whose translation MKKIYFVLLLISTLFGCQKEEEFDISKTEKLNAKTNNPVGLTYRVPVVFHYVAFNNNKLPSKKELESIVQHININFQFQNTNRFTIEDQFVAISANPNIEFYLATEEENQQKGFVSIKTKYPRVSERSISNDLIRTVKEFQSHKIVTDGRKFLNVIITDLPHLTSGLVVTDNDQRDENKITLPPPYDHIYLKGETFDRSSLLSGIFIDYKSFNTDRLSIEVITHEIGHWLGLKHIFGMTSMPFNERDNKVILNQVKRTAQEDKYFIALHDDGIDDTPWTHISCDNLGVKVNGKVINAQNYMNYTKKLERVMFTKGQVEKMRKTLEEWL comes from the coding sequence TCAACATTATTTGGCTGTCAAAAAGAGGAAGAATTCGATATCTCTAAGACTGAAAAATTAAATGCGAAAACTAATAACCCAGTAGGGCTCACTTATAGAGTTCCTGTTGTTTTTCATTACGTCGCATTTAATAATAATAAATTACCTTCTAAAAAAGAGTTAGAAAGTATTGTTCAACACATCAATATTAATTTTCAATTTCAGAATACCAATAGATTTACTATTGAAGATCAATTTGTAGCTATTTCTGCAAATCCAAACATTGAATTCTACCTAGCTACCGAGGAAGAAAATCAGCAAAAAGGGTTTGTTTCTATAAAAACAAAATACCCTAGAGTTAGCGAAAGAAGTATTTCTAATGATTTAATTAGAACGGTTAAAGAATTTCAGAGCCATAAAATAGTTACAGACGGACGTAAATTTTTGAATGTTATAATTACGGATCTTCCGCACCTTACTAGTGGTTTAGTTGTTACTGATAATGACCAAAGAGACGAGAATAAGATAACACTTCCTCCTCCTTATGATCATATCTATTTAAAAGGAGAAACGTTTGACCGTTCTTCTTTATTAAGCGGTATTTTTATTGATTATAAAAGTTTTAACACCGACCGATTAAGTATTGAGGTAATTACACACGAGATAGGCCATTGGTTAGGTTTAAAGCACATATTTGGTATGACGTCAATGCCTTTTAATGAAAGGGACAATAAGGTTATACTTAATCAAGTCAAAAGAACGGCACAAGAAGATAAATATTTTATTGCGCTTCATGACGATGGTATTGATGATACTCCTTGGACACATATTAGCTGTGATAACTTAGGGGTAAAGGTAAATGGGAAAGTAATTAATGCTCAAAATTACATGAACTACACTAAAAAATTAGAAAGGGTAATGTTCACAAAAGGGCAAGTAGAGAAAATGAGAAAAACATTAGAAGAGTGGTTATAA